TTTAATGATATCATAATTCAGAAGTCATATAAAAATTTTACGCTTATTGGGCGAAAAACTAATCTTTATTTTACTATGAATTTACATTTAAGTAAATTAGATTTTTGTTACAATCTTGTAAGAATTTTTTTCATCCTGATACTTTTAGACGAATGAACAAGGGGAAAGGTTGCAAAATAAATGAGTAAAGTACGAATTATGGATATTGATTTTTTAAATGTAACAAAAGAGGATTTTCTTAAAAATCATATCTATCCTGTCTTGATGAACGAAGAAAAAGGATATATTGTTACTGGAAATCCGGAAATTGTTATGCGAACCCGTGAAGATGAAAAATATAAACAAGCTGTACAATCTGCAGATTATGTTATTCCGGATGGTGCAGGGATTTTATTGGCAGCCAAATACAAGAAACAACCGATAAAAGAGCGGGTGACCGGGTTTGACTTAATGTTTGATTTACTAGAGTATGCAAATAAAAAAGAATTGAGTGTATATTTTCTCGGGGCGAAAGAGGAAACGAATAAAAGAGCTGTGTCGGAAGCTAAGAAACGTTTCCCGAAATTAACTGTTGCAGGACGTCATCATGGTTTTTTTGAACTGAACGATCCGGCGATAGTTGAGAAAGTTCAAGCATCGGGGGCAGATATTATTTTAGTAGCAATGGGTCTGCCGAGACAGGAACTCTGGATTTCCAGCCATTATGACAAATTTTCCAAGGGTTTATTCATGGGTGTAGGTGGGAGCATTGATACGCTTGCTGGCGAAGTGAAGCGTGCCCCGGAATTCTGGATTAAGCTGAACCTGGAGTGGCTGTACAGATTGTTGAAGCAGCCGTTTCGGTTTAAACGCATTCTAAAAGTATTTGAATTTATGATACGTATAATAATGAAAAAGGGCTAGTTTCCATAGGGAATTAGCCCTTTAAAATGCATTGTCTTGCTCGTCGTCATCAGCAAAACGTTCCAAATTAGTTGTTAAATCTAAATGACTTCTTAATTCATTTTGTATACTGTTTACACTATCTTCTTCCAGAATGTAATACCATAATCCATCATCCAAGAATTCACCATGTCCATTAATACCGACCGACTCAATCGTAATGTTTTCATCAATCCCATACGATAAGAAACTTTTCATATCATCAAACGCCATATTTGTTTTCATATTGGATCCCACAGCTTCAATTAAATTATCCAATTTGAAAAGGCTTGTAACGGAAGTAGCTTTTTCTTTAATGCTTTTGAGAATTTGCTGTTGACGCTTGCCTCGCTCAAGATCATCATCATATTTACGACTTCTGGCCAAAGCTAATGCTTCCTCACCTGTAAGTGTTTGTGGTCCAGGCAAAAGGTGAATAGCATTTGCATTGTCTGCGGAATCCTGTTCATACATTTCAAATGGTACATCGTAATGAATACCATCTAACGAATCAACTGTCTCTATAAAAGCTTCAAAATTCAATCTCACATAGTAATCAACTGGCACATGTAATAAGTTTTCTACAGTTTCAATGGTGGCTTTTGGTCCACCATAAAAATGGGCATGATTTATTTTTGTCTTATAGCCAACTTCTGGTACATAAACATATGAGTCACGTGGGATGCTCAAAAGCTTAACCGAATTTTCCTGCTTATTAAATGTGGCAAGTATTAACGCATCAGAGCGGCTGCCAAGGTCGTAATCCCGTTTTTCACTATTGTCTACACCAATAAATAATACCGAAACATTATCCTCGACAGGATCCACTTTTTCTTCACGAAGTTCGGACGTTTTATTTTCCCGACCTATATCCTTTTGCGAATCCTTAACAATATCTTCTGTTTTATTGTATAGATGAAGACCATAGCCAACTCCGGCAATAATAAGTACAGCGATGACAATTCCACTGTATAAAACCCATTTCTTCTTCAACATAGGACTAACTCCTTGCATCAGGTTCATAAGTCCTATTTTACATTTATTTTACATAAAAGTGTAGGGTTTATTTGGAATTTTCTGCAAAGCGGAATATACCTCTATTCATTACTATTATCGTTTCTGAAGACAAATAAGTGGCAAAATATTTTTTATTTTTTATGCCACCTTTTTTACGTGAGGTTCGATTGTAGTAGTGAAAGGGGGGGGGATTGACATGGCAGTAGCAACAATGACTAGTTCACGCCTGCAGCTGATTTTGGATGAAGGCATTGATGAAATTTCCGGTAAGTAGCTTTTCAAAACAAAAGGCTTCAACAATGTGAAAACAACCGCAACAGCCGATCAGTTGTATGCAATAGTATCCGCAGTTTCACCATTTCAGCAGCGTCCACTTGACAGTATCGAGCGTAAAGACGACTCTGAAATCAGCCAGGCATAATTTTCACGGGAAAGTACGAGGGTGAAATCGGCTAACAATTGGGCAATTGATAAAAAACAATTTAGAGAGAGCCGAATTTTCCTCTCAAAAAATAAATGAAGGAAATAAAGGAGGGAGCATGATGAAAAAGTTGGAACTTAAATATTTGAACGAGGAAGGCAAAACAGTGACATATTCACTGGAAAAGCCAGTTGAGCCAGTTGATCCTGTAGCTGTTAAAGCTGCAATGGATGAGATCATTGCACAAAATGCATTTACATCATCAGGCGGTGATGTTGTATCAATCAAAGGCGCACGCGTTGTTGAACGTAATGTTCAGGAAGTTGAATTAGTTTAATTAATCAGGAACTCAGATTAGCACTTATTACTGATCTAAGTTTCTTTTATATAAAAATATGATTCTATCTGATACAATTAACTAGGACTATATATCTATTATTTATTAAAGGGTGAGCATGTTTTTGTACTCCCTTTGTGATAATCTATGTGTGAATAAGAGAAAATCCAGATGTGTTACCCAGAAATCTTTCCATCATAACGAAAATCTCTATGGTATTACAAGTGATTACTAATCTTATAAAAGGGAATAGATAAAAAAAAGTTATTTTTGTGTGGGAGGAATATCATGGAAGAATCGATATCACTAAAAATAATATTTAATATAATCGGGAAAAGATTTCGATTGATTTTTTCAATTATCATGGGGGCGGCCATCATAAGTGCCGTCATTACTTATATATTCTTTACCCCAACCTACCAATCAAGTTCTCAATTCATTGTTAATCAAAGTGAACAAGGCCAAAAGGCAAATTACAATGTTAATGAAATCCGATCAAGTATTGAACTGATTAATACGTATAAGGTCATCCTTACAAGCCCTGTAATACTTGAAGGTGTTGCAAATGAATTAAATCTATCTTATTCAGTTACTCAGTTACAAAATAAAATACAAGTCGCAAATGAAAACAGTTCACAAGTTGTAAAAGTCTCGGTAACTGATGCAGACCCTGAATTAGCTGCGCAAATTGCCAACACAACTGTGCAGATTTTTAAGACAAAAATTCCTGATTTAATGAATGTGGATAATGTACATATCTTATCGGAAGCAGGAACAGTAGCGAATCCTTCTCCCGTTAGTCCGAAACCAACGCTAAATATTGCTATTGCAATTGTACTGGGAGGAATTGTTGGATTTGGACTCGCATTTTTATTAGAGTACCTGGACAATACGATAAAGTCTGAAGAAGATATTGAAAGGGAATTACACTTGCCTGTACTTGGTGTGATTACACATATAAAAGATGAAGATGTTCACCAACAACGTATGACAACAAAAAAACGTGCAAAAAGGGGGCGGCTGTATGGCTCGGAAAAAAGCTGGAAATAAAAAAATCAGAAATTTGATAACGAATATAGACCCAAGATCACCAATATCTGAACAGTATCGAACTGTCCGCACAAATCTTCAATTTGCATCAGTTGATGATGAGTTAAAATCTATTATGGTTACTTCTTCAGGTCCTAGTGAAGGAAAGTCGATGTCAACAGCTAATTTGGCAGTTGTTTATGCACAACAGGGAAAAAAAGTATTGCTTATTGACGCTGATTTAAGAAAGCCGACGGTGCACTATACATTTCGACTTGATAATTTACGTGGCCTAACCAATGTGCTGGTAGGTGAAATTTCTACGGGGGATGCAATTTCGGTAACTGAGATAGATAAATTGGACGTGGTATCATGTGGCCCGATTCCGCCAAACCCATCTGAACTACTGGCTTCAAAAAAAATGAAACAATTTTTAAATGATGTTTCTCAACTGTATGACAAAGTATTATTCGATACCCCACCAGTATTAGCAGTTGCTGATGCGCAAGTTTTAGCCAACATTTGTGATGGGTTAATATTGGTTGTTCGGAGTAAACGAACGGAAATGGAAGCAGCAAAAAAGGCAAAGGAATCATTAGATCCTGCCGGTGCAAAAATACTTGGGATTTTACTGAATGATCGGGAACAAAAGGATTCACAGTATTACTATTACTATGGAAATTAAAAATACAAAAGTGAGGTGGTCAACGTGATTGATATTCATTGTCACATATTACCTGGTGTTGATGATGGTCCAACAACATTAACTCAAAGTATTGAAATGGCTGAAAGAGCTGTTGACCATGGAATACACACGATTATTGCTACACCGCATCATAGGAATGGTAGATATAACAACGAAAAGCAAGATGTTCTCGTAGAAGTAGAAAGGTTGAATGAAGAGCTCTCAAAGAAGAATATGCCTTTAACAATATTACCTGGACAGGAGCCCAGAATTTACGGGGAATTAGTAACCGATATAGAAAATGGCAGAATATCACCATTAAATGGTTTTACAAAGTATGTATTTATTGAACTGCCTGCAAATGAAATACCTTTGTATACAAGGCAATTGTTATTTAATACGCAGCTGGCAGGATACATTCCTATTATCGTACATCCTGAACGAAATAAAAAATTACTTGAAAATACATCTATTTTATACGATTTTGTACGTAATGGGGCACTAACCCAAATTACCGCATCAAGCCTTATTGGCCATCATGGAAAACACCTTCAAAAATTCTCGAATAAATTAATCAACGCTAACTTAGCGCATTTTATCGCGTCGGACGCCCATAATACCAAGACAAGGGGGTTTAATTTGGACGAAGCTTACCAAGCGCTCCTTTCTGAACATGGATATGAATGTTATCACCAATTTGTGGAGAATTGCCAACTCTTAATTAATGGAAAAACGATTAATAAAAATCAACCATCATATATGAAAAAGAAGAAAATACTAGGGTTATTTGGGTGAGGATATACAAATATTTGTATAGATAAGCCTTTAAACTAGTAGTTATATACATTCTATATCATAGTATTTCAAGTAATATTCTGCGTTTAATATTATTGCTAAATAATTGACAGAAGCGTATACTATTAGACAGTATTCGACGAATTTAAATAGGTCTTTAGTATTATAAAAATGAAATCTATCAGGATCTTATTTCTGGAAATGGATAGATAAGGTTCGTCTTTAGCCTGTTTAAAATTGAATTACTCATTTTCATGGAAATATTATTGCAACAAGAATGAAAATACATAGAGAGGAGCAGCGAATTGACATATCGTACAAGAATGTTTCTGTTAATCCTGATGGACTCTTTAATTGTCAGTCTGGCAATCTATGTTGCATCATGGATTGTTTATCCGGGTATATCCGTTTTTGCAATGCCGGCATTATTAATTAGTTCTATTGCACTATTACTTTTTCATCATTTATATGCATTTATTTTTAAACTTTATAATAAGGTATGGGCATATGCCAGTGTCGGCGAACTAATCGCTATAGTCCAATCAATTACATTGTCTATTATATCAGCTGGCATCGTACAATACATCGTAAACGACTTTTCGCTTTACCGTAGAGCATTACTTGTAACATGGATGCTGCACGTAATATTAATTGGTGGCTCACGCTTTTTATGGAGAATTGTCAGGGATCGTTATATAACGGATAGCATAAACAAAAAACGTACACTTATCGTTGGGGCTGGTTCTGCAGGTGCAATGATTGTACGTCAATTAAAAAATAATCATAACACTTCTGAATTACAACCTGTTGCTTTTGTGGATGATGATTTTTCCAAGCAGAGGATGCAACTGTACAATCTGCCAGTAATGGGAATGGTAAGGGATATCCCGAAGATTGTAGAAAAAAAGAGCATTGAACATATTGTAATTGCGATACCGTCTTTACGAAACGGTGCTTTAAATAAAATTATTGTTGAATGTAATAAAACAAATGCAAAAACACAAATGATACCCAAAATTGAGGATATTATGACTGGAAAAGTATCAGTCAGTCAATTAAAAAATGTCGAGGTTGAAGATCTTTTAGGGAGAGATCCAGTAGAGCTAGACATTGACGCCATTTCTGAAAGTGTAACAAACGCTACAATCCTGGTCACAGGAGCCGGTGGATCGATTGGTTCCGAGATATGCAGGCAACTCATGAGGTTTACACCTAGTAAAATAGCACTAGTTGGTCACGGCGAATATAGTATATACAAAATAGAAATGGAACTACGTGAAAAGTACGGGAATGTAGGCTGTGAAATTGTGCCTATTATTGGCGATGTTCAGGATCGTGAACGCATGCTTGACATAATTAGAGAACATAGACCGGCAACTATATACCATGCTGCCGCACACAAACATGTTCCTCT
The genomic region above belongs to Virgibacillus doumboii and contains:
- a CDS encoding WecB/TagA/CpsF family glycosyltransferase, coding for MSKVRIMDIDFLNVTKEDFLKNHIYPVLMNEEKGYIVTGNPEIVMRTREDEKYKQAVQSADYVIPDGAGILLAAKYKKQPIKERVTGFDLMFDLLEYANKKELSVYFLGAKEETNKRAVSEAKKRFPKLTVAGRHHGFFELNDPAIVEKVQASGADIILVAMGLPRQELWISSHYDKFSKGLFMGVGGSIDTLAGEVKRAPEFWIKLNLEWLYRLLKQPFRFKRILKVFEFMIRIIMKKG
- a CDS encoding LCP family protein, which codes for MLKKKWVLYSGIVIAVLIIAGVGYGLHLYNKTEDIVKDSQKDIGRENKTSELREEKVDPVEDNVSVLFIGVDNSEKRDYDLGSRSDALILATFNKQENSVKLLSIPRDSYVYVPEVGYKTKINHAHFYGGPKATIETVENLLHVPVDYYVRLNFEAFIETVDSLDGIHYDVPFEMYEQDSADNANAIHLLPGPQTLTGEEALALARSRKYDDDLERGKRQQQILKSIKEKATSVTSLFKLDNLIEAVGSNMKTNMAFDDMKSFLSYGIDENITIESVGINGHGEFLDDGLWYYILEEDSVNSIQNELRSHLDLTTNLERFADDDEQDNAF
- a CDS encoding DUF2922 domain-containing protein, with the protein product MKKLELKYLNEEGKTVTYSLEKPVEPVDPVAVKAAMDEIIAQNAFTSSGGDVVSIKGARVVERNVQEVELV
- a CDS encoding YveK family protein — translated: MEESISLKIIFNIIGKRFRLIFSIIMGAAIISAVITYIFFTPTYQSSSQFIVNQSEQGQKANYNVNEIRSSIELINTYKVILTSPVILEGVANELNLSYSVTQLQNKIQVANENSSQVVKVSVTDADPELAAQIANTTVQIFKTKIPDLMNVDNVHILSEAGTVANPSPVSPKPTLNIAIAIVLGGIVGFGLAFLLEYLDNTIKSEEDIERELHLPVLGVITHIKDEDVHQQRMTTKKRAKRGRLYGSEKSWK
- a CDS encoding CpsD/CapB family tyrosine-protein kinase, translating into MARKKAGNKKIRNLITNIDPRSPISEQYRTVRTNLQFASVDDELKSIMVTSSGPSEGKSMSTANLAVVYAQQGKKVLLIDADLRKPTVHYTFRLDNLRGLTNVLVGEISTGDAISVTEIDKLDVVSCGPIPPNPSELLASKKMKQFLNDVSQLYDKVLFDTPPVLAVADAQVLANICDGLILVVRSKRTEMEAAKKAKESLDPAGAKILGILLNDREQKDSQYYYYYGN
- a CDS encoding tyrosine-protein phosphatase, translating into MIDIHCHILPGVDDGPTTLTQSIEMAERAVDHGIHTIIATPHHRNGRYNNEKQDVLVEVERLNEELSKKNMPLTILPGQEPRIYGELVTDIENGRISPLNGFTKYVFIELPANEIPLYTRQLLFNTQLAGYIPIIVHPERNKKLLENTSILYDFVRNGALTQITASSLIGHHGKHLQKFSNKLINANLAHFIASDAHNTKTRGFNLDEAYQALLSEHGYECYHQFVENCQLLINGKTINKNQPSYMKKKKILGLFG
- a CDS encoding polysaccharide biosynthesis protein, which gives rise to MTYRTRMFLLILMDSLIVSLAIYVASWIVYPGISVFAMPALLISSIALLLFHHLYAFIFKLYNKVWAYASVGELIAIVQSITLSIISAGIVQYIVNDFSLYRRALLVTWMLHVILIGGSRFLWRIVRDRYITDSINKKRTLIVGAGSAGAMIVRQLKNNHNTSELQPVAFVDDDFSKQRMQLYNLPVMGMVRDIPKIVEKKSIEHIVIAIPSLRNGALNKIIVECNKTNAKTQMIPKIEDIMTGKVSVSQLKNVEVEDLLGRDPVELDIDAISESVTNATILVTGAGGSIGSEICRQLMRFTPSKIALVGHGEYSIYKIEMELREKYGNVGCEIVPIIGDVQDRERMLDIIREHRPATIYHAAAHKHVPLMEYNPHEAVKNNVLGTKNVAEAADTLGVNTFVLVSSDKAVNPTNVMGATKRVAEMVIQDLSQRSKTKFVAVRFGNVLGSRGSVIPLFKKQIQNGGPVTITHPEMTRYFMTIPEASRLVIQAGTLARGGEIFVLDMGEPVKIVDLAKNLIKLSGFTEDEITINYTGKRPGEKMYEELLGKDEVNPKQVFEKIYIGKTNGVNKEIVENFIKDFQYLAKEDLKEDIITIASRTPKFKEIISN